The Sabethes cyaneus chromosome 3, idSabCyanKW18_F2, whole genome shotgun sequence DNA window GGCTTTTGAAATGGCAGCTGGAATGAACGGAAGGATATGGATCaaaggaaaaactgtcaaagaaACAATAGCCGTAGGTAACGCAATACTGGCTGTAGAATATAAGTCAAATGAGGAACTCAAGGAGCTGTGTGATGATATTGCGAATTACGTTGCTGGTTTTTCTTGAATAAAACATGCTAAAAAATCTGAAATacatatttataatttaaaaccgAAAAATCTAAATTATATTTCTCAAGtggtaaaaaaaattgttataaaaATGTGGTTTATTTTGCTACTATTTAATTGTACATTTCCATCAAGGACAGATGGCTTGCTTTTAAACACTAAGTTACACACAGTTTATACGATGTAATTCTAGTCTATCCTAGTAGAGATGTTGCTAAATTTCAGATTCTGTAAACTCATCACACAGTATGGTTCATTTTAAGGTCACCTACTGGTTCATCATCGCTTTCGTTGTTCATTAATTTTAACCGTTCTAAAAACGTATCCATCGTCATCTTCTGCAATTTAGGACCACCCCCTAACAACCTTCGAACGCGGTTCTTCCGAGCCttcgttgttgttttatttatgTTGAATCCATCCGAGCAGTTCAAACTTCGTCGAACTTTGCGCAGACCGAAAAACTTTTCCTTCGCAACGGATGGAGAGCCTTCCTCAAAAATTGTTTCAAGATTGGTTGGTTTTAACTCGATTCGTTTGTTGTTGATCATATAATAATTACGGATCTCGTTCTCAGACGCGTTCAGATTGATCGGTAATCTAGATGGTTTGGTAATGGTTCGTCGTTTGACTTTGTGTAATTTACTGTCAACTGATTTAGAGCGAAGTGATCTACGCCGCTGAACACGATTGTTCGGAGATGCATTGCAGCCGGGAGAGTCCTCATCCTCATCGTCGGTGGCGTTGTCGTCCGACTCCCGGCGACTGTCGTTTGGATTCTCATTCAGTGTAAGATTTTGCTCTAGCGCTGCCATTATTATTGGTAAATCTTGGTCGAAGTTAAAACTGGAACATAGAGATGAAATAGAAATAATAATTGACGGAGCAGTTTACGGTTTCATACATACCTGAAAATGTTCGACTGTACCGTACTGTTTTCTATGCTAGCCAAAAATTGCGAAGGAGCTTTGTCCATTTAGCTAGCTGATATAACTAAAACTCTCAAAACAAAAACTACTAGTTCaaacgaataaatttcatcCTATCGTATCTACTGAAACTTGTTAATGTGTTTTTAAATTGGAAAAGGCTAACAAACATTA harbors:
- the LOC128743653 gene encoding protein tantalus is translated as MDKAPSQFLASIENSTVQSNIFSFNFDQDLPIIMAALEQNLTLNENPNDSRRESDDNATDDEDEDSPGCNASPNNRVQRRRSLRSKSVDSKLHKVKRRTITKPSRLPINLNASENEIRNYYMINNKRIELKPTNLETIFEEGSPSVAKEKFFGLRKVRRSLNCSDGFNINKTTTKARKNRVRRLLGGGPKLQKMTMDTFLERLKLMNNESDDEPVGDLKMNHTV